The proteins below come from a single Chrysoperla carnea chromosome 1, inChrCarn1.1, whole genome shotgun sequence genomic window:
- the LOC123305415 gene encoding uncharacterized protein LOC123305415, with translation MNEPLLPITKHENHSRNKSVEIIKSGYWKSSLLWVPVIVCITILIIVDLIEIQSYSVYNNHIPHSSVEKLKKEPSTLFTIDQEGCRIPYLEENDRSIKQYIFKPNPINCTVDTPDIVTQTHNTIFIDARNYSSVKCCYRSFWRRNPKPKEKDTQYIKSSLCTNMENNEFTEISDEFIIVQCTIDNKKYSYFHSFVQKNKISDKLKLKVNNNGEYLSVLVIGLDAISRLNFRRQMPKTFNYLRKTLDAKEMIGYNKVGDNTFPNLMVVLNGMTDDEIEHTCLAETNQERFDKCPLVWKMFDESGYITAFGEDATYMGLFTYSRKGFFNPPTDFDYRVFDQLAEDEIGHNHLLNSDLCLGNDLRITKLLQYIKDFATTFKKHPYFGFFWGVSMSHDYLNHPCLTDEMHYQLLKDLYESGSLKNTALFVMSDHGIRWGGIRSTYQGFLEERLPTLFAYTPQWFRDKYPSAWANLITNTHRLTTPFDLHETFMDLKNLNFLKTEKLKMRLKLSKDNNTASSRGLSLFLPISKERTCQMAAIPNHFCTCQSFRPLNVSLEIVQDVGQFVVDEMNRLLIGYKSCAELKLEQIISASVGITNVGTKEKLKHINPEYTVTLITTPGQGKFEASVRWNAGVPQLTGTISRINLYGTQSRCISDFHLKLYCYCQSTFR, from the coding sequence atgAACGAGCCTCTATTACCAATAACAAAGCATGAAAACCATTCACGTAACAAAAGcgtagaaataataaaaagtggATATTGGAAAAGTTCGTTATTATGGGTGCCAGTTATTGTGTGTATCACAATATTAATTATCGTGGATTTGATTGAAATACAATCGTATTCAGTGTACAACAATCATATACCACATTCaagtgttgaaaaattgaaaaaagagcCAAGCACATTGTTCACAATCGACCAAGAAGGATGTCGTATTCCGTACTTAGAAGAGAATGATCGTAGTatcaaacaatatatttttaaacccaACCCTATAAATTGTACCGTTGATACTCCAGACATAGTGACACAAACgcataatacaatttttatagacGCTAGAAATTATTCATCAGTAAAATGTTGTTATCGAAGCTTTTGGCGACGAAATCCAAAACCAAAAGAGAAAGATACACAATACATAAAGAGTTCGTTATGCACAAATAtggaaaataatgaatttactGAAATTAGTGATGAATTTATAATTGTTCAATGTACGAtagacaacaaaaaatattcatattttcatagttttgtacaaaagaataaaattagtgataaacttaaattaaaagtcaataataATGGCGAATATTTAAGTGTTTTAGTTATAGGATTAGATGCGATATCCCGTTTAAATTTTCGACGACAGATgccaaaaacatttaattatttaaggaaAACATTGGATGCTAAGGAAATGATTGGGTATAATAAAGTTGGTGATAACACATTTCCAAATTTAATGGTTGTCTTAAATGGGATGACTGACGACGAAATTGAACATACATGCTTAGCTGAAACAAATCAAGAACGTTTTGATAAATGTCCGCTAGTTTGGAAAATGTTCGATGAAAGTGGATATATAACAGCTTTTGGCGAAGATGCAACGTACATGGGATTATTTACATATTCCCGAAAGGGATTTTTTAATCCACCGACTGATTTTGATTATCGAGTATTTGATCAACTTGCCGAAGACGAAATTGGacataatcatttattaaatagtGATTTGTGTTTAGGTAATGATTTACGGATAACTAAATTATTACAGTATATTAAAGATTTTGCAACTACATTCAAAAAGCATCcatattttggttttttctgGGGCGTATCAATGTCCCatgattatttaaatcatcCATGTCTTACAGATGAAATGCATTATCAATTGCTTAAAGATTTGTATGAAAGTGGATCTTTGAAGAATACTGCATTGTTTGTGATGAGTGATCACGGAATACGTTGGGGTGGTATTCGTTCAACTTATCAAGGTTTTTTAGAGGAACGTTTACCAACCTTGTTTGCATACACACCACAGTGGTTTCGTGATAAATATCCATCAGCTTGGGccaatttaataacaaatactcATAGATTAACCACTCCCTTTGATTTACATGAAACATTTATGGAtttgaagaatttaaattttttaaaaacggaaaaattaaaaatgcgattaaaattaagtaaagatAACAATACGGCAAGCAGCCGtggtttaagtttatttttaccaatttcCAAAGAACGTACTTGTCAAATGGCAGCGATACCGAATCATTTTTGTACATGCCAATCATTTAGGCCATTAAATGTATCTTTAGAAATAGTTCAAGATGTTGGACAGTTTGTTGTTGATGAAATGAATAGATTACTAATTGGCTACAAAAGTTGTGCTGaattaaaattagaacaaaTTATTAGTGCTAGTGTAGGTATTACTAATGTaggaacaaaagaaaaattaaaacatataaatccCGAGTATACTGTTACACTAATTACAACTCCTGGCCAAGGCAAGTTCGAAGCATCGGTAAGATG